The Mus pahari unplaced genomic scaffold, PAHARI_EIJ_v1.1 scaffold_9726_1, whole genome shotgun sequence genome includes a region encoding these proteins:
- the LOC110315755 gene encoding olfactory receptor 4C11-like encodes MHNYSVTEFILFGLTQDPEKQKAIFGVFLILYLMTLMGNFLIMVIIKMSQTLGSPMYFFLFYLSISDACFSTTTAPRLIVDALSLKKFISYNECMTQVFAAHFFGCMDIFVLILMAIDRYRAICKPLRYTNIMSQRICGILVIIAWVGSCIHSSAEIFLVLSLPFCGPNVIDHYFCDLQPLLKLACMDTYVINLLVVSNSGAIRMVSFTLLLISYIVTLYSLRNQNAEGRQKALSMCTFLFIVVVIFFGPYIFIYTCPPTTFPIDKIVSVFYTIGTPLLNPLIYTLRNAEAKNAMKKLWCGKV; translated from the coding sequence ATGCATAACTATAGTGTGACTGAGTTTATTCTTTTTGGATTGACACAGGATCCAGAAAAACAGAAGGCAATATTTGGAGTCTTCTTGATTCTTTACCTTATGACATTAATGGGGAACTTTCTCATCATGGTGATCATTAAGATGAGTCAGACACTTGGGagtcccatgtactttttcctcttttatttgtctatttctgATGCTTGCTTCTCTACAACTACAGCACCAAGATTGATTGTGGATGCTCTCTCCCTGAAAAAATTTATTTCCTACAATGAATGTATGACTCAGGTCTTTGCAGCTCACTTCTTTGGGTGCATGGATATCTTCGTGCTTATTCTCATGGCCATTGATCGCTATAGAGCAATCTGTAAGCCTCTcagatatacaaatataatgAGCCAACGTATCTGTGGTATATTAGTCATTATTGCCTGGGTAGGGTCTTGTATTCACTCTTCAGCAGAGATTTTCTTAGTCTTAAGTTTACCATTCTGTGGCCCAAATGTGATTGATCATTATTTCTGTGATTTGCAGCCCTTACTGAAACTTGCCTGCATGGATACCTATGTGATAAATTTGCTAGTTGTGTCTAATAGTGGTGCCATACGTATGGTAAGTTTCACACTATTGCTTATCTCCTATATTGTAACCTTATACTCTCTGAGAAACCAAAATGCAGAAGGCAGACAAAAGGCTTTGTCTATGTgcacttttcttttcattgtggTGGTCATATTTTTTGGtccctatatatttatatacacatgccCACCAACCACCTTCCCAATAGACAAGATAGTGTCTGTGTTTTATACAATTGGAACACCTCTGCTCAACCCTCTTATCTATACTCTGAGGAATGCAGAAGCAAAAAATGCCATGAAAAAATTATGGTGTGGTAAAGTATGA